TGATAGTCACTCGCAGGGATTCAGCCAGTTTGGACAAGTTTTACCAGCtgagttttatggttttacagCGCCGCCTACGCACTGCGTAGTACTACAGGGCGGCCTCTCTCTGTGTAACATGAGGGCAAACTGCGTGACCCTCCATGGACTGTGCCAACCTGGCAGACAGGCAGTGACCCCTTCAGACAATCATTTACCCTGATAtaataacaacataaatataaaactcGTGaggaacacaaaacatttatttaacctgccAGCTGCTTTAAACATAGAGAACTATAGGGATTTataaacaaatagaaaacaggaaaatcacTTATAAAAAGGGGAGAATGCAACACATAATTGCAGGGATGAAAGCAAGATGTGATTTGCATGTGGGTGGAGGACAGTGAAAGCAGTGtttcaaaggtcaaaggtaagCCTCAAATGATCCTTCCATCATATGTGGGTCTTCTGAAGTCACATGCAGAAGAGTGTTACATCAAACCTAATGGTTTAGTCAATAAATAACCTGGGGGGGATTGTAAAATGCTGCCTCTTTGAGATGCCTCTTCATGTTTAATTGCTACACCACGCGTTGGGCCTTCAGTCATCTCACGCTCTGATCATGTCTTGTTATTGTAAACTCTGCGAGGAGGTCAAGGCCGGGGACAAATGGTTTGAAGAAAATCAGATACCTATTAGAGATATCACCCTGTTCAAAACTGCACAGAAGCTGCTCCTCTGGGCAACAGCACATATTAACAATTATCAGTAAGATATTTAATCAGCTAAAGATAGCCTGCTCCACCTTTTGTCTTCTATCTGCACAATAATTAAATTAGCTTACATTTACGCCTCATAAAATGCAGCAATACGCTGTTTGCTGAAATAATGAAGACACTGTGTTTACAACCATCAGCAAAATGTTTGTCCTTTATTAAAAAAGATGCCTTAACATTCAGTTATGTTACATCAAATTCATAGTGTATTGAAAATAATACTCAAAAAacggaatatatatatatatatatttttagaatatatatatatattttttttttaaataaggttttGTAATGATGTTATGAAAATATTGCTTGTTCGGAAAATTGAAAATTGAAAAATACCGTATATATAAAGTTAACTTATATAATATTGCAATATATGTAAACAGGCAgtacaaaaaaggaaatactaGCAAAAAATTTTTAGcgttctttaatgttttttgttgcctgTGTGGATCACTTCTTGTCTGAAAGACTCGTAGGATGGTATTAACAAAACTAGCCaattttagctagttttgttAATGCAAAGAAGTTAACGTTTCTCAACACAATTAGAAACAAATcacatgcacaaaaaagaaagattttgtcCAAGTCCACTTGGCTGAATGGTAAAGAGATATCAATGAAAACAATTCAGCTGTGGACTTGGTTGTTAACGGGACTTAGCAAGATTAGCCTGTCTAGACGCCTCTATTGTAAGGACTAAATACAGTCCAGAGTCCCAAATGTTGCTTAGATTTGgatatttcatattttgtgttaatataaaataataacttgTGCCTAGTAAAGAAATGCTAGCAGGCTAATATAACGAAAGCTGTCTTATGCCAGCATCTAACTGGGTTGCGTTTGTGTTCAGGTCTCAAAACCACACCGTTGATAAATAATGATTAATAAACTAGTTCAAATCTGCCTATCATCATTTTGGCAGTGTACTCCGGTCAATTAAGTCATAATATTTAAAGCCTGCTGCCAAGGTTGGTGCAAAGCAGGGcgaggtgggtatgatgtgggcgGAACGAAATAATGTGCGTGAGctggaatacagttttgcaagctacACTCACAAAGTAAGCCGAGGCTTTCGAAAATTGGCTGCGCACAATGTGGTTGTTACCTTTTTCAGTTTAGTCTTTGTCATTTTAGTGCCGTATTTAAATGTCTGCACAGCAgctacagccccaaatgtccaAGTGTAAAAACCACACCAGTAGTAATTaataactgttaaaaaaaacaatggtcCAAATGTGCTTATCTCGCTGTGTCGCTCAGTTACTAACATCAGCACCtaaactgcaactgaaaatgtgGTTAACTCTGCAgctataaaacaggaaaattaaactgcacagctagaaacttcatgggtcaagggtgatcatcGTTGTGTACAGggtgatggggtcaaaggtcaagggcACAGGTAACCCCAGTTATGTTTCTGgatgtgtttgcttgtctgtctgttagcaaagatcaggtaaaaactgatgaataGATTTGGAGCAAATCTTCAGGAGATGTTGGAGttgttaccaaaaaaaatggaataaagtTTGGTGCTGATCCACATTATGATCCAGTTCgcactgtttttttaatcccgctgtggccttggtggaggtttgcgctctctgagtgcttctagttcgGAATATCATCACTGCTTCCATGTGGCACAGCAGCAcagttagagctgtcgcctcagaGTGAGAACGTTGCAGGTTTGCCTTTTCTGTGtggtttacatgttttcccCGTGCACGTTTGGATTTTCTCCAGgaactccagtttcctctcacagagcaaaagaaaatgcatattaggttcactggtaactaAACTGGTAgctaaattgtccctagatgtgagCTAGGTCACTAATTTAGCCAACAACgatattttgttagtttttacatgccaacatgatttttatttttatattctggATCTATAAAGATTCAGAGGAGTTCACAGGTTTTTCAGGCTTTTGCTATTTAAGGTCTAAAGAGATTAAatctacaaataaaacacagctaCAACAGGTTAAGACACATCATGTAAGCCCCGTATTTCTTAttatatcaaaaaaaaaatcctaatttgcCATTTAACAAACTCCTGCAATTATTGTGTTGTCATTTCTTTATCTTAACTTAGAAAAGTCTAtaaacttgattttattttccatcaactcagtgaacttttttttttattacagatgCTGTATTAAATCTATCATGATTATTTTACTGCAGATGGGGAGCAGCTGAAACCcaatcaaagtttaatcatTTACTTATATTCACAccatttattttagatgttgttACAGTCCTATCTCTCTCACTATAAATACAGATAAATACAGTGAGCAATAAACATGGGCAGGAGTGTGCGTTATCTACAGAGCTGTAAACCACTGCATGTTTGTATGCTATGAACTGTATGTATGGGACAGTGAGTGTATACATGTGCAATGTGCCTAAGTGAAGATAACAGATTTATGTTCAATTTTGATTACTTGTTAACTGGAGACaaatatgcaacaaaaaatGGTGAAAAGTTGCACCGTATGGAGAAATGTCAGATAACCTTTGATGACCCTGTATTATCATTACCTGTCCTGAGcttgtgactttttttcccttttgctCGACATTACTATTTCAAAAAGGGACATTCAGTTTAAgactataatttttttttattttgttttagaaaaaaataataaatcaaaataacaacaaaaacaaacctttaaaataaaacttcagagCAGGTGTACCCCCCCCTCCNaatttttttctgctttgatgtaaataattataatatataatatcTGTATTACATCAAACTATAATCTATTTATGTgcagtaaacatttaaaattgttttaccatttttattatatttgcaTACTTACCTTAAAAGCAAGTGTCACTTCATAAGATACTAAACATTTAAGTACCAACACATGattatcatatatatatatcatatatatcatatatgatatatatatatatatatatatatatatatatatacacacacacaaaagcagaagtacaaaaaaagtgaaaatctaaatttttgCCATAATTAAGATTTACCTAAAATGAGTACATAAGGACCCCATCTGGCAatcccagtaactaaaatatgtaataatttTCCTAATCtaacttttaaatcaaatgtttttaagagGCACGTCTTCTGACATAATCCGTTGTCTTAAAACACCTATTTAACCACTTTCTCTGTTGGCTGTCGacaggaaatcccttcgtataatgtttggctTCATTGTGAAGGTTGGGGATTCCCCCTTTTAAATTTAAGGCTGGAACTCAAGATGACGTCACTACAGATCAACTCAGTATTGACTAATTCATCATTGAGACTCATTCTTCCATCATGGGTCAGATATatattcctctttcttttttctgtcgacacgttctaaaaaaaaacaggttaaaataGCCACGATATGCCACTAGGTGGTGAGATCGTCCACATCAACAACATCCCAGAATCCAGAGAAAGAACTTGATTAAGATTCTCTCAGAATGCATTTTACGTAATTCAGCATACAATCAAAATTTAGAGGTGACAGATCAGTTTTTCTCATCAATAACTCTGTTTGTGTGGACAAGAGTCACAACCACAGCAtaaaagatctgttttttaaaactatccAGAGCAGTGTGGAGAGGGCCCGGGATGTGATGGTTCCCCGCTGAGATCAGACACCACAGCCTCGGCTCTTCTTCTGCttaacaacaaagaaatgcaaCATGATTCAAACCTCCTCTGTGTTTTAGGGAACCCTACAGAACCTTCACTCAGTGCTGCAGTATCCAGTCGCACATTAGTTAACCATTACACTATACAGCTACAGTTTCTGTGGGAGTTCTCAAAATATTGCAGCTTTGTTTTAAGTAGTTTCCATTAGGAGACAACATTGTGTTTGCTTGAACCCCCTCATTAGTTTTGCTCTGTGCATCACTATTAGGCTTATTATGATGTTTAATTAGCAAATTTTGAACTTAAGGGACCATGAGTACCACCAAtggtacttgtaccacagttGCTCTAAGTCCAGGGACATGGTTGCACAATTTCATCTTGATTGAAATctgagttattttattttattttattttattttattttattttattttattttattttattttaattctgaatAGAGAGAAAATCTTTGTAGAAAACAGGAAGCTACTGCTTTTGTTCACGGTCAGGGATAAAAGCAAGTCTTATATGCAAGGTTGGCACTTTTCCAGGCCAGGAAAAAGCCCCCCTCAGACCAGAGAAGGCCCATGAGCCAGCAGTTGATGATGACTGTGTTAAGCTACTGGCAATTAGCAATTTATAACTGTtggatggttttgttttgtagatttaaatcataaaaaatggaTGCAAAGCCGGGGAGGGAAAAGATGACCTAAAGAACGAAATCTAGTCGTTTTCTGGCTCTGACCTGTGATGTAGTCAGGCGTCCTGGTCTGTGACTCTGATTACTCCTCAGGTTATTGGGGCTGTTATCAGCTGAGAGCTGCAGCACACAGGTAATCCTCCGTGCACTCTGCCCAGAGGCGCACGACCTTCGAACTGCGGGCGGCGGGCGCGCGCTCCGCAGCCGCGCTATAAGAGCAGCGTCAGGTGGGACCGACAGGTGAGACTCCAGCTCCAGCTGCGGACACGCTGGCGcacagctgcaggtgaggacTCTGCCTCgtcttgtttttccttccttcaCAAGATGGGCTGCGCGGGTTGAATGTCGTGAAAGTGGGGGGTTTTCAAAGCGCTTTAAAGCTCATTATTATCaggtggtgttttgtttttagcctgtGAGTATCCGGGTTATTACAGTGTATCAggtgcttttgttctttttatcccagctttttttttttttttttggttatctacagttttaactctttgttctgttttcctttGCTTCTCAGACAATCATGGCTCCAAGACCAGAAGAGGGGACTCAGTCCACCACCGCTATAAGTATGTGATTTTCTCTGGGAACCTCATGAAACTCTTATcctaaaatacatatttatatataagtCACATATTTATATTATAAGTGTCATCTGTCTGTCCAATGACAGATGACAAGGCTCGGGATAAAGACGAGGTCATCCCACCGGCCTACTCCACTTTGGACCTGGTGAACGTGGACCCTGCTGAGGATGATCCCTGGGATCTGCCCGAACTCAAAGACACGGGAGTCAAGTGGTCAGGTGGGTAAGGTAGCCGGTCATTCGAAAGACTTAAAGGTCCagcgttccttaaaggaatgtcTATCGCACATcccctttcatgccagagttgtagactaaaatctgtctttttttgctgagaaacattgaagttatagccattttggtcaaaccttgaaagtagcTTTATGTGCAGAGTCTGAGCTTATTatgcagtatgtgttgtgaatgactcttttttttttttgggttgaTTTGCTGTAgtgtccattttgaattgggttgactccaaaagttaatcagttgttgacgtccatccaatgattattttctgacagtatcattaaaatcacaaacatCACCTTCACCGTTCGGCAGTAGGTGATTAACAATCATCCCTGactctgtgttttggtttttcttgtttgtttttcttcccgtACAGATCTGGACACAAAAGGAAAGATAATGAGAGTTCTTACTGCATTGGTGAAGCTGGTTCTGCTGATTGGATTACTCTACCTGTTTATTTGCTCTCTGGATATCCTCAGCTCGGCTTTCCAGCTAGTGGGAGGTGAAAACATCATATTCCGTCTAAAGCCGTAGGCTCATGAGCCAACCTTGCACATTTACTGTACTCGCCAGCAACTAAAGCGGCTCCAACGAGGTGCTTTTGTGTTGGAGTGATGCGTTGCTGAATTGAGGCTGTGTGTGCATACAGGTAAAGCTGCTGGGGACATCTTCCAGGACAGTGCTGTGTTGTCCAACCCTGTGGCCGGGCTGGTGATCGGGGTGTTAGTCACAGTGCTGGTGCAGAGCTCCAGCACCTCCTCTTCTATTGTGGTCAGCATGGTGTCCGCTGGACGTAAGTAGACTTCACCAACTCACCTATTCAGACACTCAGAGCAAGCAGCAGCAACTAAAGCACATGCATGATGCAGCAAATCTGGGCTTTTGTGTAGCTTGGATTATcagttaaagggacagtctggaGCAGGCGTCTACAAACTGCGGCTCTCACATGTCCTTTAGCAGTGGCTTTCTTTACCTTtgacaccccccacccctaaaaaaaaaacactgaaataaatcacgtttatatttaaaactgctACTTTATGAGTCATAGAAACAAGATGTGGAGGAAAATTATCGCAAGTCTCTCTGCTAACACAGAATTAAAAGTCAAGGTTTGCTTTTGATAAAATCTTACTAAAGGTTGAAGTAAATGAAGGGCTCTGCTTTTATTAAGAGAAAATAAGCAAGTCACAAACATCCACCAAACATGACCTATATTCACTCTAAtgctatagttttttttaagtgtatatttatattaatttagAAATGACTCAAATATGTGCACATTGTTTATCAAAGTGggtttaaacaattttttttcttctgaagttgttcttttcatttgttttatcatgaaaaaatactaataaatgtCAACAACGTGTTCTTTAATGTCAGAATGCAACTAActatggttttatttatatgtcGTGTTCATATCACAGTGGGCTGAGTATGTTTAAACTTAAGAGTGAGTTTTGTGGCTTTGGACACATTTTTAgagtggaggaaaaaaggaaaaaatgcgTCTTTAGGTTGTAAAGAGACAagagtcttcatccaggctatgCTAATAATTATGCCTTTACAATTAAAACaccatttttaccattttatttacTAAAGCAAATTTGTAAAAAGCCACAAAATCCACCTTACCAATAAATTAAGATAACAGAGTTTAGAAGATGTCATTTACACTTTATGCATACAATATGCTGCATTTTCTTGCAACATATTTTCAGGCTTTTAGATCAAAACTTGAAGAATGATAAAAGCAGCCCTTCATTTGACTAGCTATTaacctagcctggacaaagacttttgcccttttttccATATCTAGTGCTCTATGGCTGACGTCACGGACTATTCCTTTAATAATGTTGGTTTTGCTACTATTTCCTGTTCTTTAGTGCTGGATGTTAGGTCTGCTGTACCGATCATCATGGGCGCCAACATCGGAACATCGGTCACTAACACCATCGTGGCCGTGATGCAGGCGGGGGAACGAAATGAGTTCCGCAGGTAAACCAGAGCAACGGGTGAGAAAACAGACCCACAGGGAGAATACGTGCAACCTGTTCACACGTGTACTGCTGTACTTTCAGAGCGTTCGCCGGCGCTACGGTTCACGATTTCTTCAACTGGCTGTCGGTGATGGTCCTTCTGCCCTTGGAGGCAGCCACGGGCGTTCTGTACAAACTTACCCTTCTCCTGGTGGAGTCTTTTAACATCGAAACCGGAGAGGACGCTCCCGACCTGCTGAACGTCATCACTGACCCCCTCACCAGCTCTATCATCCAGGTAACACTCAAGCAATGTTAAAAACTGATGCACAATTCTGACTCAAAAGGATGCGTTGTTCTGAATCAAGTGTTTTCTCTTAGCTGGACAAGTCTGTTATCACCGGCATCGCAACTGGTGACCCCGACGCACGAAACAGGAGTCTGATCAAGAAGTGGTGCAAAACCAAGACAAACATCGTAAGAAAATCTCTGTTATCATAAATGAATCCAATGGGCGGGTGactgttatcaaaataaatatctcatgaaccagtgggcaaTTTTCATAAATTGTGCAGAGAGTAATCGTTGGCTGTTTGATGgtgaccttcaaaaacacaaaaaaatggctatgactcaatccactttacaaatactgagctaaaatctgctgtggttgtagctgggactgatccccaacacatattctgagcactaacagattatgCAGCAACATTAACTTTACCTGGAGTCacctctgcctgtctgttagcaaaatatctcatgaaccatccACCAGAATTTGATTaaacttttgtaaaataatcattgaacATGCCTCTCCAATTGAtcaggttttggagtcaacctgatttaagatggcctctACAGTCAACTGAActcatgaaacacaaaaatgcctataagtcagtcagttttacagatatggagatAAAATCTGACGTGTCGATAACTGAGACTTGTTCACAACATATAGTCTAAGCGTGACATCTCACATAAGATTATtcataatgtcattttcaaggtttgtcaaaaatggccaaaaattgatcatttctcaacatgagatgatcgtagtttaaaactcataaaaggtggcaggtgatatgcatcccaTCAAAGAATCACCTTTAACCTAATGACTGTTCTGATATatattatacttttatttatgaaGGGGAAAAAGTCTTGTATTGCAGTGATAGAAGGATGCTTATCTGCAGCTGCAGTAATCGTTGTGTTGTCTCCTGTTTCTGTCGCCTCCCTCTCTGTTAGACTTTCTGGAATGAGACTGTGGAAAGCTGCCCCGCTGGCGTCATATGTTGGGAGGAAGGAAACCAGACCTGGGCTGAGCTGAACTCCACTTCAATTGAGGAGCTAGAAAAATGTAAGTGTGCCTTAGTGCTTGTCTGTGGGGGGAAGAGGGAGATAATGGAGGCAGGGGACATTCAGAGAGCAGTTGGGATTACCTGATCCACTAAAGCTCAGTGAAACATGAGCGAGCCAGGTCGCCACAAGAACGTCCTCTGATAGCAGGACAATGCAAGCCTTTGAGATGTTGCTGTGCTTCAGGTATTACCCTCAATAGGTCTTTTCATGCCTCCTCGTCAAAGCACCTGAGTACCTCATGACTGTGAGACAGACCACTTCCTCAGTGTTATCTGCCTCCAATAAAGAACCTTATTCACTGCTTTGTTTtgtaaacagaaatactgttcatttttttaaattttgacacACTAAGAAAACTTATTGTACAGCTTCTGTGAACATTTTGTCCCAAACAAATGAAGCTTCATGCTGTTCTCAATATTCAGCAAAAAATGTATACAGCATGTTTTATACCAAAAccttcttatgttgagaaatggcagagttggaggtttggttaaaccttgaaaatactgtTAATTTGCTCAGATATGGCAAGACAtcctgctcagagtatgtgttgtaattGTTTCTTAGCTACTACATGaaaattcagctcaatatctgtgaaaatgactgaggtataatagccatttttggagCTTTCCAAGGTCGGCTGACTGCGGCAGCCATGTTAAAGTTAGTCTGGAATTAATCAGTCGTAGCTagacatccagtgattattttctgcaagtatTATTAAAATTCagccagcggttcatgagatatgggCAAAATCATTATCGTTCTCGTTTGGCTTTCAGCTGCTCTAAAAAGGAGCCATGCACGTGaatctctttttaaatgtcacataaagctgatgttttatgtttttaaccatGCTCTGCAGGCAAACACATCTTCGTGGACGTCAAACTGCCAGACCTAGCCATAGGCCTCATCCTCCTGGCTCTGTCTCTGCTCGTCCTCTGCACCTGCCTCATCCTCATCGTCAAGCTGCTCAACTCCATGCTGAAGGGACAGGTGGCTTTGGTCATCAAGAAGGTGCTCAACACAGGTAcagagctaaaacaaaattttaaaaaaaagtatcctTGTCCATATGT
The Kryptolebias marmoratus isolate JLee-2015 linkage group LG24, ASM164957v2, whole genome shotgun sequence DNA segment above includes these coding regions:
- the slc34a2b gene encoding solute carrier family 34 member 2b, whose protein sequence is MAPRPEEGTQSTTAINDKARDKDEVIPPAYSTLDLVNVDPAEDDPWDLPELKDTGVKWSDLDTKGKIMRVLTALVKLVLLIGLLYLFICSLDILSSAFQLVGGKAAGDIFQDSAVLSNPVAGLVIGVLVTVLVQSSSTSSSIVVSMVSAGLLDVRSAVPIIMGANIGTSVTNTIVAVMQAGERNEFRRAFAGATVHDFFNWLSVMVLLPLEAATGVLYKLTLLLVESFNIETGEDAPDLLNVITDPLTSSIIQLDKSVITGIATGDPDARNRSLIKKWCKTKTNITFWNETVESCPAGVICWEEGNQTWAELNSTSIEELEKCKHIFVDVKLPDLAIGLILLALSLLVLCTCLILIVKLLNSMLKGQVALVIKKVLNTDFPFPFGWVTGYIAILVGAGMTFIVQSSSVFTSAITPLVGIGVISLERAYPLTLGSNIGTTTTAILAAMASPGDTLANSLQIALCHFFFNIMGILLWYPIPFMRVPIRLARGLGNKTAKYRWFAALYLFLCFLVFPLSVFGLSLAGWEVLVGVGVPIVVLFIAVVIINVMQSRWPRYLPKVLRSWEFLPRPLHSMAPWDRVVTSSMAFCGKHCCCCCKCSSCCRKGDEEEKPSRRSKKSLEMYDNLALSRDEDLNVVRATQL